TCCGGAGCACACGGCGATCTCGGCGCGCATCTGATCGATCTGATGCGTTTTTTGGTCGGAGAGATCGAGGAAGTCGTCGGTATGAGCGAAACGTTCGTCCGCGAGCGGCCGCTGCCGGCGGCGATGACCGGGCTGTCGGGAAGAGCTGCGGCGGACGGGCCGAAAGCGCCGGTGACGGTCGACGACGCGACGCTGTTTTTGGCGCGGTTTTCGTGCGGGGCGCTCGGGTCGTTCGAGGCAACGCGGTTTGCGCCGGGACATCGCTGTACGAACGCGTTCGAGATCAACGGCAGTCTCGGAAGCGTCCGGTTCGATTTCGAGCGGATGAACGAGCTGGAGGTGTATTTCCGCAACGATCCGGACGACGTGCAGGGGTTCCGGCGCGTGCTCGTCACCGACCCTGCGCACGCTTACATGCACGCCTGGTGGCCACCGGGGCATACGATCGGGTACGAGCATACGTTCATTCACGAAGTATACGAACTGTTCACGGCGATTCGCGACGGGCGGCAGCCGGAACCGGATTTCGCCGACGGCGTCGCGTGCCAGCGGGTGCTCGAGGCGGTCGACCGTTCGATCGTCGAGCGGCGATGGGTGAAGGTCGCGGAGTTATGAGGGAGGGACGGCGTTCATGGCGAGACGCGCTTTGATCGTCTGGGGAGGCTGGCCGGGCCATCAACCGGATCTGGTGGCGGATATTTTTGCAGGACTGCTTCGCGGCGAAGGGTTCGAGGTTGAAGTGTCGGATACGCTGGACGCCTTTTCCGATGCGGAGAAACTGACGGCACTTCATTTGATCGTTCCGATCTGGACGATGGGAGAGATCGACAAGGCGCGCGTGCGCAATGTGTCGCTGGCCGTCCAGACCGGCACCGGCCTGGCGGGCTGCCACGGCGGCATGTGCGACGCGTTCCGGTCGAACGTCGACTGGCATTTCATGACCGGCGGGCAATGGGTGGCGCATCCCGGCAACGACGGCGTCGAGTACAAAGTCGAAATCCGGCACAGCTCCAGCCCCCTGCTGGAAGGCATCGGCGATTTCGTCGTCCGGTCGGAGCAGTATTACCTACACGTCGATCCCGCCGTGGAAGTGCTGGCGACGACGCGGTTTCCGACCGTTCCCGGGCCTCATGCGGCGAACGGACCGGTCGACATGCCGGTCGTCTGGACGAAACGGTGGGGGCTCGGCCGTGTGTTTTACTGTTCGCTCGGCCATCAGGCCGATATCGTCGCCATGCCGCAGGTCAAAGAAATCATGCGGCGCGGGTTTTTGTGGGCGGCAGAAGGAAAGGACAAGGCATTGGAGCTGCTGGACGACGATTCGGCGCGCGTCGGGTTGATCGACGCGCAATACACCGGCATGGGCGACAGCCCGAACTGACGAAAGCGGTCCGGCGACGGACGGGTTCCGATGCCGTGCGCCGGCGAAAAGACAAGGGGGAGTCAGCGATGAGCAGGGTGAAGGCGGGCATCGTCGGCTGCGGGGCAATCAGCAGCGTTTACCTGGCAAACGGAAAGAGGTTTCCTCCTCTTGAAATCGTCGCCTGTGCCGATCTTGTGGCCGAGCGGGCGAAACGGCAGGCCGAGGCGTACGGCGTCCGCGCCTGTTCGGTCGAAGAACTGCTGGCCGATCCGGAGATCGGACTCGTGATCAACCTGACGGTGCCGGCGGCGCACGCCGACGTATCGATTCGCGCGCTGGAAGCGGGCAAACACGTCTATTCGGAAAAACCGCTCGCGGTTACGCTCGACGAGGGGCGGCGCATTCTCGAGACGGCCGCCCGCAAAGGGTTGCGCGTCGGCTGCGCGCCGGACACGTTTCTCGGCGGCGGGCTGCAGACGGCGATCCGGCTTGTCCGCAGCGGGGCGATCGGCGAGCCGGTGGGCGCATGCGCGTTCATGATCGGCCGGGGCCACGAGCATTGGCATCCCGATCCGGAATTTTATTACAAGTCCGGCGGCGGACCGCTCTTCGACATGGGCCCTTATTATTTAACCGCGCTCGTCGCCATGCTCGGGCCGATCCGCCGGGTAACCGGGTCGGCGCGCGCGTCGTTTCCGGAACGCGTCATCTTGAGCGAACCGAAGCGCGGGCAAAAGGTGCGCGTCGAAGTGCCGACTCACGTCGCCGGAGTGTTTGACTTCGAGGCCGGGCCGATCGGTTCGGTCGTCATGAGTTTCGACGCGTTCGGAGGAACGAGTTTGCCGTGCATCGAGATTTACGGCAGCGAAGCGACGCTAGTGGCGCCGGATCCGAACCATTTCGGCGGTGCGGTGCGCTGTCGACGGCGCGACGAGTCGGAGTGGAAGGAAATCCCTCCGGATCCCGGTTATACCGACAACTGCCGCGGACTTGGGGCGGCCGACATGGCCGAAGCGATTCTGACCGGCCGGCGGCACCGGGCGGACGGGGAGCTTGCGTTTCACGTGCTGGAGGCGATGGTCGGCCTGCACGAGGCGGCCGAGCGGGGGAGTCATTACGAGATGCAGTCGCGGTGTGTCGTTCCGGAACCGATGGAACGGGAGTTCATTCCTTTCTAACGATTGACGGCGGCCGTCGCCGACATTCTTTTGTTCACATAGGCGGGATAGATGATCTCTCCGCTGTTCAAGCGCCTGATTTCGTCCTCCGTCCAACCGGCGATTTTGTTACGGCTCTCGACGCCGGTCAGTTTGATGCGGTACTTCTTTTCTAAGTATTGATGAAGAGCGGACATATCTTCGGGGGTTAGTTCTTTCAGTTTTTTTCGGTGATGGATTTGTCCGAGAATGATGCCGATCGATTCAGCGGCAAGACTTGTGTTGGCCTGGATGCGGGCGCTTCCGTAGGCGACGGCGGAAGCGCCGACCAGCTTGCCGGCGACGATGACGTTTTCATAATGTTTCAGCAGGAAACTGGAGAGCGGAATGCCGTATTTGTCCGGGCGGCCCATTTCGATGCCCCATTTGACGGCGCGCACGCCCTGAAGGTCGAGGGGGTACCCGGCGATGCTGACGTTGTTCCAGAACATACGACCGCCGAACACGTCGGACACTTGGAGGACGTAGTCCGTCTCGTAATGGTAGAATTCGCGAATGTACAAATAAGAGGGGTATCCATTCAGCTCGGCGTTTTCCCAACCGGGGAGACGCCGGCGGAGATGGTCGAGGATGAGCGGGATTTCTTTTTTTCCGACGGCCATTGCTTCGGCGATCGACGCGTCGTCGGAAGGATCGACGTCGAAAATGATCAGCGCGTTGACGATGACTTCGCTGTCCCGCTGATAGAGAGCGTTCAATCCGCGCAGGTGAACGCGGTCGGTCGTGGGCCGATAGCTGGCCGCAACCCCGGACAAGCCGAGCGCGAAACTGTCGTCAACATAACCGCCGCCGTACAGTTGATTGATCCGGCTGCGGGGCAGGCTGTTGAACGAATCGGCGAATTTGCGCCAGTGGACGTTTTTGAATTTCATCATCATGCCGCTGCCCATGAATTCCGGGCGGGCCAGTCCATAAAGTTTTTCCAAACCGGGAAGACGAGTCGCGTTCAGTCGGCCGACCAAGGCCGCAAAATCGGTGTTGTCCACGAAATAGTCGGCCTCGATTTTTTTCGTTTGCCCGGTTTTCGTCTGATACGTTATCGAGGTAATCGCCTGTTCGCCGTGAAGTCCGGGTTTCGTCGCGATGTCCTTGATGCGGATACCCGATTCGACGGGGAGATCGCGAAGCAAGTGGTGATAGAAATAATCTTTAAATTCGGAAAGTTTCCTTATTTTTCCTTTCTTCCATGCGTCGAACAATTCCTTCACGCGGCTCTGCAGCAGAGAATGCCGCTGATCGTCGCGCGGTTCGTCGAGAAACAGCATTTCTCCTTGAAGAAGCTGGCCTCCGATCGCTTCGCGGGGATCGAGAATTTTGACGCTCAACCCTTCGTCCGCGGCGGCTCGTGCCAGATACATGCCCTCGAGTTCGGTTCCGATCACGACGATGTCATCCTTTTCGGCGGGAATTTCCGGTGATTCCGGACGGCGATCGGAATCGGAAGCGGAACGGCTTGGTCCGGACAAGCCGCCGACGGCGGGAGAACCCGCTGTGCCCGTGGTGTCCTGCATCTTCGCCGGCAGTTCTTTTGACTTGTTCTGATCCTGATAAAAGAAGATCGGCATCGCCGCGACGGTCGCAATGAGCAAGCCGATCACCGTCGCGCTGCGTATTCTGGGCGTGGCAGGCATGATGATGCTCCCGGTAATGGGGGGTTCTCGTTTCTACCTTAACGATATTATCCTATCATTACCTTCTTGATTGCAAGGGGCGGGTAAGGCCGAGGTCGCAACAAGACGGTCGTTTCATGTAGAAAGCGGATCGGTCTTCGATGGGTTTGACGATCGTCACCCGATCCAGCCTGCTCCAAACACCGCATCTTGAGCCGGTTTGCCGAGAAGGGTGATAACGGATAGCGGCCGTGGACGGACGCTCCATCGTCTGCGGCACATTGCGGCCGCGCCCCGATCTGTTATAATGGTGGCAGTTACGATCCGCGGTCGAATCCGCGACTTTTGCGACGTCCGGGAGGCCCGCGCAGGATGGAGTTCGCCAAAATCTCGCCGCGCAAAGTGTCGGATCAGGTGGCCGAACATCTGAAAGAACAGATTCTCGCCGGCCGGTTGCCGCCCGGCGCGAAACTGCCGTCCACCCGCGAGCTGTCGGACCGCTACGCGGTCGGCCGTTCGACGGTGCGCGAGGCGCTGAGCGCGCTGAAGGCGATGGGGCTGATCGAGACGCGCCACGGCGAGGGCAGCTTCGTCTGCCGGTTTTCGGCCGAGCGGGTGGCGCTGCCGCGGTTTGAGGGGTTGCTGGCGGACAAACGGGCCGTCGCGGAGTTGCTCGAGGCGCGGAAAGTGCTTGAGACCGGCAACGCCGCACTGGCGGCGGAAAAGCGCACTGACGACGATCTGAAGGCGTTCGAGGACGTGCTCGCCCGGATGGAGCAGGCGATCGGCGACGAGGCCGAGAGCGAGCGCGCCGATCTTGCGTTTCACCGGCTGCTCGCCGAAGCGACGCACAACACGCTGATCGTCCGCATGTTCGAGACGTTTTCCGCGCAGCTCGAGACGGCCATCCGGGAAATCCGGCGGCTGCAGATGTACGGAAACCCTCGGGTGTCTGAACGGCTTTATCGCGAACACCGCGACATTTTCGAGGCGGTGCGCGTCGGGCACCCCGAGCGCGCGGTGCGGGCGATGCGGCGCCACCTTTTTCACGTTGAATCGGTGCTGATTCGCGTGCTGCAAGCATAAACCGAAGGTAGAGCGAATCCGGATGCGGAGGGAGTGCGGCCGATGGTTTCCGTGGCGATCCGGTTTTCCCGCGACTTCAAATGGGAAGACCGGCGGATCGAGCGGCTGAAACGCGATTTTCCCCAGGTGACGTGGACGATCTGGCAAGGCGAAACCGATGAAGCGGAACGGCTCCGGGACGTCGAGGCGCTGATCGGTGAGCCGACCGACGAAGGACTGGCGGCGATGCCGAAGTTGCGCTGGATTCAGTGGCCGTGGGCTGGCGTCGAGGCGCTGGCCGGGTTTTCCCGGCTGCGGGACGACATCGTCGTCACGAACGCCAGCGGCGTGTTCGGTACGCAAGGGGCGGAACACGCGCTGGCGCTCATGCTGGCGTTTGCGCGCAGGCTGCACGTTTACGTGCGGCAGCAGGAGAGAGCGGTCTGGAAAACGGCCGGGTCTTGCCGCGAGATTCGCGATTCGACGGTGCTCGTGCTCGGGCTGGGCGATATCGGTTCCGAGGTCGCGGCGCGGGCTAAGGCGCTCGGCGCGCACGTGATCGGCGTCAAACGGTCGGTCGCCGGCAAGCCGCCGTTCGTCGACGAACTGGTCGGTCCTGAAGACGTCGACCGGGTGATCGGCAGGGCCGATTTCGTCGTCAATGCGTTGCCGCTGACGCGGGAGACGGAGCGATTCGTGTCCGCCGGCCGGATCGCTGCGATGAAGCGCGGCGCCGTGTTCGTCAACGTCGGCCGCGGCGCGACGGTCGACGAGGAAGCGCTCGTCCGCGCGCTGGAAGGCGGCCATCTGGACGGCGCCGGCCTGGACGTGACCGAGCGCGAGCCGCTTCCCGCCGATCATCCGTTCTGGCGGTTGCCGAACGTCATTTTGACTTGCCATACCATGAGCTTGTCCCCGAAAAAAGAAGATCGCCGCGAAAAGTTGATCCGAGACAATCTAACGCGGTTTCTGGCCGGCGAGCCGCTGATGAACGTCGTCGACCGCAAGCGTGGCTATTGAGGCGCGTGACGTGTCGGGATGCGGCGCGGCGTCAGACCACCGGAGCCGGGCGATTGTAGAATCGGGACGGCGGCGGTAGAAGCGGGCGTCGCGATCGGAGTGTGAGGATAAGCGGACGGGATTCGAGCCGCTTTTCAAAACACCTACTGGTCTGATAAGCTGATAAGTAAACGAGTGAGCAGCATGACAAAATCGGGGTGGCCGAATCGTGAACGTGTCGCTGTTCGTGACGTGTATGGTCGACATGATGACGCCGGAAGTCGGCGTGAGCGTCGTCCGGTTGCTGCGCCGGCTCGGCTGCCGTGTCGATTTTCCGCAAGCACAGGTATGCTGCGGTCAGGCGGCGTTCAACAGCGGATATGAGGACGACGCGAGGGAAGTGGCGCGCGCTCTGATCCGCGCGTTTGAACCGAGCGACTGGGTCGTGTCGCCGTCCGGTTCGTGCGTCGGGATGATTAAGCATCATTATCCGTATCTGTTCCGCGACGAGCCGATATGGAAAGAGAAAGCGGAGCATCTGGCGGCGAAAACGTACGAGTTTTCGCAATTTCTCGTACACGTGCTCGGGGTGACCGATCTCGGCGCCGTGTTTCCGGCCCGCGCGACGTATCATCCGTCGTGCCATGCAATGCGGCTGCTCGGCGTTCGCGACGAGCCGCTCGAGCTGTTACGGCGCGTGCGCGGGCTGGAGTACGTCGAGCTGCCGCGTAAAGAAGACTGCTGCGGATTCGGCGGCACGTTCGCGGTCAAGATGGCGGATATGTCGGAAGCGATGGTGTGCGAAAAGGCGCGCTGCGTGCGGGAGACGAAAGCGGACGTGCTGGTCGGTACGGACATGGGCTGTCTTCTGAATATTGCCGGGCGGCTCGACCGAGAAGGCTCCGGCGTGCGCGTCTTGCATCTGGCGCAGTTGCTCGAGGAAGGGGTGAACCGTCGTGAGCGCGAAAACGGGCCCGGGCGTGTATGAAGGCGGTACCGACCTGAAACAACGCGCGCAGGCGGCGCTCGCGGACGATCAGCTGCGCGCGGCGGTCGCACTGACGACCGACCGGTTGCGGAACGGGCGGCTGCGGGCGATCGAAGAGCTGGGCGATTGGGAAACGTGGCGCGAACGCGCGCGGGCGATCCGCGCGCACACGATCGCGCATCTCGACTATTATCTCGGTCGATTCGCCGACGAAGTCGAACGCTCGGGCGGCGTCGTTCATTTCTGTGCGACGGCGGAAGAGGCGGTCGCGGTCGTGCTCGGCATTGTCCGCGAAAAATCAGCGAGAGTCGTCGCGAAGAGCAAGTCGATGGTGTCGGAAGAAATCCATCTGAATGAAGCGTTGGAACGGGAAGGCGTCGCCGTGATCGAGACGGATCTCGGTGAATACATTATCCAGCTCGCCGGGGAAAAGCCGTCGCACCTGATCATTCCGGCGATTCACCGCAACCGGCAGCAGATCGCCGAACTGTTCAGCCGCGTTTCCGGCGAGACGTTTCCGCCCGACACGAAAGCGCTGGCGGGCTACGCGCGACGTCGGCTGCGCGAATGGTTCCTGAAGGCGGACATCGGGCTGACCGGCTGTAATTTCGGCATCGCGGAGAGCGGGACGATTACGCTTGTGTCCAACGAAGGCAACGCGCGGATGGTGACGACGCTGCCGCGCACGCATATCGTCGTGATGGGGATGGAGCGGATCGTGCCGACGTTCGCCGACGTCGAAGTGATGCTGAACATGCTGGCGCGCAGTGCGACGGGCCAGAAGCTGACCGTCTATACGTCGTTCATCACGGGGCCGCGCCGGCGAGGCGAAGCGGACGGTCCGGACGAGCTGCACGTCGTCGTGCTCGACAACGGCCGGTCGGCCCAGCTCGGCGACCCGCAGTTTCAGGAAGTGCTGCATTGCATCCGCTGCGCGGCCTGTCTGAACGTGTGCCCGGTCTATCGGCACATCGGCGGCCACGCCTACGGGTCGGTCTACAGCGGACCGATCGGCGCCGTGTTGACGCCGCTTCTCGCGAACGATCCCGCCGGCGCCGGGGAGCTCGCCTACGCGTCCAGCCTTTGCGGCGCCTGTTACGAGGCATGCCCGGTCAAAATTCCGCTGCACGACATGCTCGTCTATTTGCGCGGTCGTCGGGTGCGGATGAAGCTGACGCCGCGCGGCGAGCGCATCGCGTTTCGCCTGTACCGGCGCGCATTCACCAGAGCCGAGCTTTACCGGGCTGGAGTCAAGGCGACGAGGCTGATGCTTGCGCCGTTTGCGCGGGGCGGCCGTATTCGCCGCGGGCCGGGGCCGCTCGCCGGATGGACGAAAAGCCGTACGTTGCCTGCACTCCCGGGGAAAACGTTTCGCGAACGATGGAAGGAGCTCGAAAACGAACCGGTCGAGCCGCTCGTGCTGCAGACGCCGGGCATGGTGACGCCGGACGTATCGACGTCGGGCGTGCCGACGGCTGAGGGTGTGCCGTCTTCGGACGCATCAGGCGCTGCGGACCGTCCGGACCGAAGCGGGAGGGACGGCGCATGACGGCGGGCGCGCAATACGGGCGGGACGACTTTTTACGCCGAATCGCCGCGCGTCTGGGCAGAAGCCGGCCGCTCGACCGCGAGCCGGTGCGCGACGTCGTCGGCGTACCGGAATACTTCGCACGGAGGCGGGCCGACCGCGCGGAGCTCGTCCGGCGCTTCGTCGGCAACTGGGAGGCGCTCGGCGGCAAGGCGTTCGTCGTGCCGACGGCGACGGCGGCGGAGGAAGTCGGTCGGTTACTCGCGGAGTTTGTCGCCGAACACCGCATTTGCCGCGCCGCGCGATGGGTTCATCCCGAGCTCGAACGGCTCGGCGTCGACGCGGCGCTGGCGAAGGCCGGCGCCGAAACGGTACTGTGGGCGTTCGATCCGTCCGCTGAGGAAGGGACGACGGCGGACGAGGCGTATCCGGCGCGCCGCCGGCTGATCGAGGCGGCGGAATCGTGCGAGCTCGGCGTCGTCTGCCCGGACGTTGCGATCGCGGATACGGGAACGATCGTGCTCGCCGCCGGGCCGGGGCGGGGAAGGTCGGTCAGCCTGCTGCCCGGCGTACTGTTCGCCGTTTTGCCGGAAGAGCGCGTGGTGCTCCGATTGGGCGAGGCCTTCGAGTATTTCCGCGCGGCGTACGCCGATTCCGAAAAGCGCCCGTCGTCGCTCAACTTGATCACCGGGCCGAGCCGCAGCTCCGACATCGAAAACGACTTGACGATCGGCGTGCACGGCCCCGGCGTCGTGTATGCGGTCGTCGTGGGCGATTCAGCGTTTCGGTCCGAATGACGGGCGGCGTTTTCCGAAGCGGCGGACATCTGCGTCAATCCGGTGCGGCAGGCGGCGTCGGTTCGTCGAATTCGTCCTTCGGAAACCGGATCCATTTTCGTAAATAACCGTGGTCGTGCAGCGCCTTCAGCAAAATGAGCAAAACCGGCGACAGCACAAGCCCCGCGACGCCGAACAGCGAGGCGGAGACGACGGCGAACGACAGCATCGTAAACGCAGAAACGCCGAGCGACTGCCCCATCCATTTCGGTTCGAGTACTTGCCGAAGAACAAGCACGACCGCCAGCACGACCGTCAGCGAAACGGCGAGCCCGACGTCGCCGACGACGAGCAAATAGAGAATCCAGGGGACGAAAATGACCGACACGCCGACGACCGGCAACAGATCGAAGACGGCGGCCAGCACG
Above is a window of Candidatus Reconcilbacillus cellulovorans DNA encoding:
- a CDS encoding Fe-S oxidoreductase, with the translated sequence MNVSLFVTCMVDMMTPEVGVSVVRLLRRLGCRVDFPQAQVCCGQAAFNSGYEDDAREVARALIRAFEPSDWVVSPSGSCVGMIKHHYPYLFRDEPIWKEKAEHLAAKTYEFSQFLVHVLGVTDLGAVFPARATYHPSCHAMRLLGVRDEPLELLRRVRGLEYVELPRKEDCCGFGGTFAVKMADMSEAMVCEKARCVRETKADVLVGTDMGCLLNIAGRLDREGSGVRVLHLAQLLEEGVNRRERENGPGRV
- a CDS encoding GntR family transcriptional regulator; the protein is MEFAKISPRKVSDQVAEHLKEQILAGRLPPGAKLPSTRELSDRYAVGRSTVREALSALKAMGLIETRHGEGSFVCRFSAERVALPRFEGLLADKRAVAELLEARKVLETGNAALAAEKRTDDDLKAFEDVLARMEQAIGDEAESERADLAFHRLLAEATHNTLIVRMFETFSAQLETAIREIRRLQMYGNPRVSERLYREHRDIFEAVRVGHPERAVRAMRRHLFHVESVLIRVLQA
- a CDS encoding oxidoreductase, coding for MSRVKAGIVGCGAISSVYLANGKRFPPLEIVACADLVAERAKRQAEAYGVRACSVEELLADPEIGLVINLTVPAAHADVSIRALEAGKHVYSEKPLAVTLDEGRRILETAARKGLRVGCAPDTFLGGGLQTAIRLVRSGAIGEPVGACAFMIGRGHEHWHPDPEFYYKSGGGPLFDMGPYYLTALVAMLGPIRRVTGSARASFPERVILSEPKRGQKVRVEVPTHVAGVFDFEAGPIGSVVMSFDAFGGTSLPCIEIYGSEATLVAPDPNHFGGAVRCRRRDESEWKEIPPDPGYTDNCRGLGAADMAEAILTGRRHRADGELAFHVLEAMVGLHEAAERGSHYEMQSRCVVPEPMEREFIPF
- a CDS encoding dehydrogenase, which codes for MNEIRIGMIGYKFMGKAHSHAYRDLTMFFPDAPRPVMKVICGRDRDGVAQAARQFGWEDTATDWRDVVRRPDVDLIDINAPSDVHKEIAIEAVRAGKHVFCEKPLALSLADARDMLAEAEKAGVRHMVGFNYRFAPAVQLARRLIRDGRLGRIYHVRAWFLQDWPVDPDFPLVWRFDRSVAGSGAHGDLGAHLIDLMRFLVGEIEEVVGMSETFVRERPLPAAMTGLSGRAAADGPKAPVTVDDATLFLARFSCGALGSFEATRFAPGHRCTNAFEINGSLGSVRFDFERMNELEVYFRNDPDDVQGFRRVLVTDPAHAYMHAWWPPGHTIGYEHTFIHEVYELFTAIRDGRQPEPDFADGVACQRVLEAVDRSIVERRWVKVAEL
- a CDS encoding iron-sulfur cluster-binding protein gives rise to the protein MSAKTGPGVYEGGTDLKQRAQAALADDQLRAAVALTTDRLRNGRLRAIEELGDWETWRERARAIRAHTIAHLDYYLGRFADEVERSGGVVHFCATAEEAVAVVLGIVREKSARVVAKSKSMVSEEIHLNEALEREGVAVIETDLGEYIIQLAGEKPSHLIIPAIHRNRQQIAELFSRVSGETFPPDTKALAGYARRRLREWFLKADIGLTGCNFGIAESGTITLVSNEGNARMVTTLPRTHIVVMGMERIVPTFADVEVMLNMLARSATGQKLTVYTSFITGPRRRGEADGPDELHVVVLDNGRSAQLGDPQFQEVLHCIRCAACLNVCPVYRHIGGHAYGSVYSGPIGAVLTPLLANDPAGAGELAYASSLCGACYEACPVKIPLHDMLVYLRGRRVRMKLTPRGERIAFRLYRRAFTRAELYRAGVKATRLMLAPFARGGRIRRGPGPLAGWTKSRTLPALPGKTFRERWKELENEPVEPLVLQTPGMVTPDVSTSGVPTAEGVPSSDASGAADRPDRSGRDGA